One part of the Mariniflexile litorale genome encodes these proteins:
- a CDS encoding cysteine desulfurase, whose translation MFNVETIRKDFPILSRKVNGKPLVYFDNAATSQTPQQVIDAIVDYYSNYNANIHRGVHTLSQEATDKYEQAREKIQKHFNAKFAHEIIFTSGTTDSINLVANGFSSLLKKDDEIIVSALEHHSNIVPWQMLCERTGATLKVIPMNQDGELVIPEFDALLSKKTKLVFVNHISNALGTINPIEYIIKQAHLFGAAVLIDGAQSTPHIKPDVQALDVDFYVASAHKMCGPTGQGMLYGKESWLKKLPPYQGGGEMIAEVTFEKTTYADLPHKFEAGTPNICGGIAFGAAIDYMNAVGFDAIAKYEHELLEYGTKKLLEIEGLKIYGTSKNKTSVISFNLEGIHPYDVGTILDKLGIAVRTGHHCAQPIMDYFKIPGTVRASFSFYNTKSEIDVLVAGVKKAKMMLS comes from the coding sequence ATGTTCAACGTAGAAACCATTCGAAAAGACTTCCCCATTCTTTCTCGCAAAGTAAATGGCAAACCTTTAGTGTATTTTGATAATGCAGCCACATCACAAACCCCACAACAAGTTATTGATGCTATTGTAGATTATTATTCAAACTACAACGCCAACATTCATCGTGGTGTGCATACATTAAGCCAGGAAGCAACCGATAAATACGAACAAGCAAGAGAAAAAATACAAAAGCACTTTAATGCAAAATTTGCACACGAAATTATATTTACTTCGGGTACAACAGATAGCATTAATTTAGTCGCCAATGGTTTTTCATCACTATTAAAAAAAGATGACGAAATTATTGTTTCTGCCCTAGAACACCATAGTAATATTGTCCCCTGGCAAATGCTTTGCGAACGTACGGGTGCCACTTTAAAGGTCATCCCAATGAACCAAGATGGTGAATTGGTGATACCAGAATTCGACGCCTTACTATCAAAAAAAACAAAACTCGTATTTGTAAACCACATATCAAATGCTTTGGGTACCATAAACCCCATAGAATATATCATTAAACAAGCACATTTATTTGGGGCTGCCGTATTAATTGATGGCGCACAATCAACCCCACATATTAAACCAGATGTTCAAGCATTGGATGTGGATTTTTACGTAGCATCTGCTCACAAAATGTGCGGACCAACAGGTCAAGGGATGCTATACGGCAAAGAAAGTTGGTTGAAAAAATTGCCTCCCTATCAAGGTGGTGGTGAAATGATAGCCGAAGTCACCTTCGAAAAAACAACCTATGCTGATTTGCCTCACAAATTTGAAGCAGGCACACCAAATATTTGTGGAGGTATTGCTTTTGGAGCCGCCATCGATTATATGAATGCTGTTGGTTTCGATGCCATTGCCAAATACGAACATGAACTTTTAGAATACGGTACAAAAAAACTTTTAGAAATTGAAGGTTTAAAAATATATGGTACTTCGAAAAATAAAACTTCTGTCATTTCATTTAACTTAGAAGGTATCCATCCTTACGATGTGGGTACCATTTTAGATAAATTAGGAATTGCGGTTCGCACAGGGCATCATTGTGCGCAACCTATTATGGATTATTTTAAAATTCCAGGAACAGTTCGTGCTTCTTTTTCTTTTTACAACACTAAATCTGAAATAGACGTTTTAGTAGCTGGTGTGAAAAAAGCAAAAATGATGCTTTCTTAA
- a CDS encoding SufE family protein — protein MSIKDIQNEIIDEFSMFEDWEERYQYMIDLGKDLPLINDQYKTESNIIKGCQSKVWVHAEMQDDKIEFTADSDAIITKGIIAILIRVFSNQHPKDIIDADMDFIDKIGLKEHLSPTRANGLVSMIKQLKMYAIAYQTQLK, from the coding sequence GTGAGTATTAAAGACATACAAAATGAAATAATAGACGAATTCTCAATGTTTGAAGATTGGGAAGAACGTTATCAATATATGATTGATTTAGGGAAAGATTTACCCCTAATAAACGACCAATATAAAACCGAAAGCAACATTATAAAAGGTTGCCAAAGTAAAGTGTGGGTTCATGCCGAAATGCAGGATGATAAAATAGAATTTACAGCCGATAGTGATGCTATTATTACCAAAGGTATTATCGCTATTTTAATACGAGTATTTTCTAACCAACACCCTAAAGATATTATCGATGCCGATATGGATTTCATTGATAAAATTGGTTTAAAAGAACATCTATCGCCTACCCGAGCTAATGGCTTGGTAAGCATGATAAAACAACTTAAAATGTATGCTATTGCGTACCAAACACAGTTAAAATAG
- a CDS encoding SUF system Fe-S cluster assembly protein has translation MSETIDTTELGEKIVNVLKTIYDPEIPVDIYELGLIYDVFVNEDLDVKILMTLTTPNCPVAETLPLEVEEKVKSLNAVKSAEVEITFDPPWTQDLMSEEAKLELGML, from the coding sequence ATGAGCGAAACAATCGACACCACCGAATTAGGTGAAAAAATAGTAAACGTACTAAAAACCATTTACGATCCAGAAATACCTGTAGACATTTATGAATTAGGTTTAATTTATGATGTTTTTGTAAATGAAGATTTGGATGTTAAAATTTTAATGACTCTTACTACTCCTAACTGCCCTGTGGCAGAAACATTGCCTTTGGAAGTTGAAGAAAAAGTAAAATCCTTAAACGCTGTAAAAAGTGCTGAAGTTGAAATTACTTTCGATCCACCATGGACACAAGATTTAATGAGCGAAGAAGCCAAATTAGAATTAGGAATGCTTTAA
- a CDS encoding DUF2480 family protein, protein MDKEIINRVANSVLVTINLEDYYPKGPRVLFDIKDWLYEGFVLREKDFRNQVAEYNWAQYQDSYVALTCSSDAIIPGWAYMLISIQLESFAKKMIIGNLEALETSIYQDVISHLDVSEFTNKPLIIKGCSKKPVPQNAYIMLATKLKPIAKSIMYGEACSSVPLFKKKQP, encoded by the coding sequence TTGGATAAAGAAATTATAAATCGCGTAGCGAATAGTGTACTAGTTACGATTAACCTTGAGGATTATTATCCTAAAGGACCACGTGTTCTTTTTGATATTAAAGATTGGTTGTATGAAGGTTTCGTATTACGCGAAAAAGATTTTAGAAATCAAGTTGCTGAATATAACTGGGCTCAATATCAAGATTCTTATGTCGCATTAACTTGTAGTAGCGATGCCATCATCCCAGGTTGGGCTTATATGTTAATTAGTATTCAATTAGAATCGTTTGCTAAAAAAATGATTATTGGCAATCTTGAAGCTTTGGAGACCTCAATATATCAAGATGTTATATCTCATTTAGATGTTTCTGAATTTACTAATAAACCTCTCATTATAAAAGGCTGTTCTAAAAAACCAGTACCTCAAAATGCCTATATCATGCTTGCAACAAAATTAAAACCTATTGCAAAATCGATCATGTATGGAGAAGCTTGTTCTTCTGTTCCTCTTTTTAAAAAAAAACAACCTTAA
- a CDS encoding DUF3078 domain-containing protein: MKKTLLLFALFIGIIAVNAQTKEELQAQKSEKQAAANALQAEAKALQAQIDALPGWRVGAFGTIGGSLSNFSKWYSQGAPNNSSGNIGFTFNGHANLIQEKFFWRNALTTNLNWVKLDNKDNPNDDDSFNPTTDVFNISSLYGRNITKTLAVSGLMEYRTTLLDNFNDPGYLDLGVGATWTPIENLIVVIHPLNYNFVFADNDTVFESSLGAKIVADYTRQIGAINFKTNFSTFQSYKSGDLSNFTWTNSFSYTLWKMIGVGFDFGLRSNKQEALNYALGQFDPLAIPAQTEPTFDNVDNDLQTYYTVGLSYKF, encoded by the coding sequence ATGAAAAAAACACTTTTATTATTTGCATTATTTATTGGCATAATAGCCGTAAATGCTCAAACAAAAGAAGAACTTCAAGCCCAAAAATCTGAAAAACAAGCTGCAGCAAATGCTTTACAAGCTGAAGCAAAAGCTTTGCAAGCACAAATTGATGCCCTACCTGGTTGGAGGGTTGGTGCTTTTGGTACCATTGGTGGTAGTTTATCAAACTTCAGCAAATGGTATTCACAAGGTGCTCCAAACAACTCATCTGGTAACATAGGCTTTACTTTTAACGGCCATGCCAACTTGATTCAAGAAAAATTTTTTTGGAGAAATGCCTTAACAACCAATCTAAATTGGGTGAAGCTTGACAATAAAGACAACCCAAACGATGACGATAGTTTCAACCCTACTACCGATGTGTTTAATATTTCATCTTTATACGGAAGGAACATTACAAAAACATTAGCTGTTTCAGGTTTAATGGAATATAGAACGACATTATTAGATAACTTTAACGATCCTGGATATTTAGATTTAGGTGTTGGTGCTACTTGGACACCTATAGAGAATTTAATAGTGGTCATTCATCCTTTAAACTACAACTTTGTTTTTGCTGATAATGATACTGTTTTTGAATCATCATTAGGTGCCAAAATTGTTGCAGATTATACAAGACAAATTGGAGCCATTAATTTTAAAACGAACTTCTCAACATTCCAAAGCTATAAAAGTGGGGATTTATCAAACTTTACATGGACAAACTCTTTTAGCTACACACTTTGGAAAATGATTGGTGTTGGTTTTGATTTTGGCTTAAGAAGTAACAAGCAAGAAGCTTTAAACTATGCATTAGGACAGTTTGATCCATTAGCAATTCCTGCTCAAACAGAACCCACGTTTGATAATGTAGATAATGATTTACAAACATATTACACCGTTGGATTGAGTTATAAATTCTAA
- a CDS encoding transglycosylase domain-containing protein, whose translation MELIKRLLKNKWIKWGFIGFASVLIFFIGLYISIYLGVFGKVPTSTELSSIKQEEATQVLDQDGKLIGKYYIYDRQPLHFEDFPKHLIDALVATEDVRFFEHDGIDNISLMRVFVKSILLRDKSAGGGSTITLQLAKNLYGRNNYRFFSMVINKFRESIIAKRIEAIYSKKEILTMYFNTVPFPDNTYGIESAARKFFNKPAFQLTKDEAATLVGSLKANNYYNPRLNPEKSVNRRNVVLNQMVKYGNMPQDTATFYAKKPLGLDYKSFNHDVGTAPYFRAQVKKELAAILDSIKNPNGERYDLYRDGLIVHTTLDVGMQQFAEEAMKEHLTILQNDFETSYGNSAPWKTNKKLIQRSLKNLPQYKLYKEAGLSDAQIRDSLSVKRDVELFQWKGDTIQRMSVVDSLQHYLKFLNTSMLSIEPKTGAIKAYIGGIDYRYFKYDHVSQSERQVGSTFKPFVYTAAIENGMKPCTYFSLAEVTYSNYDDWTPTNSGGETEDPYVNYNLEMALSNSVNTIAVKVLNEVGISKVLEQAKKLGIKKELPNLPSIALGVAEINLQDLTGAYASYVNSSKPVTPYAITKITDRNGHVIALFKPEVTEPAFNDYTREVMLEIMKSTVNSGTATRLRTAYNLTNEIAGKTGTTQDNKDGWFVGITPNLVTVTWVGNDSQSIGFKTTGLGQGANSALPIFAKFYSKLNSDSNYNFITKSHFENPSSEVVSDLNCEPEKRDGFIKRIFSSKKKERKFKGNKK comes from the coding sequence ATGGAGTTAATAAAAAGGTTACTGAAAAATAAATGGATAAAATGGGGATTCATTGGTTTTGCTTCCGTCTTAATTTTTTTTATTGGACTTTACATTAGTATTTACTTAGGTGTTTTTGGGAAAGTGCCAACTAGTACCGAATTAAGTTCTATAAAACAAGAAGAAGCCACACAAGTTTTAGATCAAGACGGAAAGCTGATAGGTAAATATTATATTTATGATAGGCAGCCTTTACACTTTGAAGATTTCCCTAAACACCTTATTGATGCTTTAGTAGCTACTGAAGATGTTCGTTTTTTTGAGCATGATGGTATCGACAATATTAGTTTGATGCGTGTGTTTGTAAAAAGTATTTTGTTAAGAGATAAATCTGCAGGAGGTGGTAGTACCATCACTTTGCAACTCGCAAAGAATTTATACGGTAGAAATAATTACAGGTTTTTTAGTATGGTTATCAACAAGTTTCGGGAATCTATTATTGCGAAACGTATTGAAGCCATTTATTCAAAAAAGGAGATTTTAACCATGTATTTTAACACGGTTCCTTTTCCAGATAATACCTATGGTATTGAGAGTGCTGCTCGTAAATTTTTTAATAAACCAGCATTTCAGCTTACAAAAGATGAAGCGGCTACGTTGGTGGGTTCTTTAAAAGCGAATAATTATTACAACCCCAGATTAAACCCGGAAAAAAGTGTAAATAGACGTAATGTCGTACTGAACCAAATGGTAAAGTATGGTAATATGCCTCAAGATACTGCCACGTTTTATGCAAAAAAACCTTTGGGATTAGATTATAAGTCGTTTAATCATGACGTGGGTACAGCACCTTATTTTAGAGCTCAGGTTAAAAAGGAATTGGCAGCTATATTAGATAGTATTAAAAACCCCAATGGAGAACGGTATGATTTATATCGCGATGGGCTTATTGTTCATACCACATTAGATGTTGGGATGCAGCAATTTGCAGAAGAAGCTATGAAAGAGCATCTCACCATTTTACAAAACGATTTTGAAACGTCCTATGGAAATTCTGCACCTTGGAAAACAAATAAAAAACTCATTCAAAGGTCTTTAAAAAACTTACCACAATATAAACTGTATAAAGAAGCTGGTTTATCTGACGCTCAAATTCGTGATTCACTTTCAGTAAAACGGGATGTAGAACTATTTCAATGGAAAGGGGATACCATTCAAAGGATGAGTGTTGTAGATAGTCTACAACACTATTTGAAATTCTTAAATACAAGTATGTTAAGTATAGAGCCAAAAACAGGTGCTATCAAAGCGTATATAGGAGGCATTGATTACCGCTATTTTAAATATGATCATGTCTCACAAAGTGAACGACAAGTGGGGTCGACTTTTAAACCCTTTGTTTATACAGCAGCAATTGAAAATGGCATGAAACCGTGCACTTATTTTTCTTTAGCAGAAGTTACATATAGCAATTATGATGATTGGACACCTACAAACTCAGGAGGTGAAACTGAAGACCCTTATGTTAATTATAATCTTGAAATGGCATTGAGTAATTCGGTTAATACTATTGCTGTAAAGGTTTTAAATGAAGTAGGAATTTCGAAGGTTTTAGAACAAGCTAAAAAATTAGGAATAAAGAAAGAGTTACCGAACTTGCCTTCTATAGCATTAGGTGTAGCTGAAATTAATTTGCAAGACCTTACGGGTGCTTATGCCAGTTATGTAAACAGTAGTAAACCGGTTACGCCATATGCCATCACTAAAATTACGGATAGGAATGGGCATGTGATAGCATTGTTTAAACCAGAAGTAACGGAACCAGCCTTTAATGACTACACCAGAGAGGTGATGCTTGAAATAATGAAATCAACCGTTAATTCAGGTACTGCTACTCGATTACGAACAGCTTACAACCTAACAAATGAGATTGCAGGAAAAACAGGAACCACACAAGATAATAAAGATGGTTGGTTCGTGGGTATTACTCCAAATTTAGTAACAGTTACTTGGGTTGGAAACGACAGCCAAAGTATTGGGTTTAAAACCACGGGGTTGGGTCAAGGAGCAAATTCTGCTCTGCCTATTTTTGCAAAATTCTACAGTAAATTAAATTCCGATTCCAATTACAATTTTATTACAAAAAGTCATTTTGAAAACCCTTCGAGTGAAGTGGTTTCTGATTTAAACTGTGAACCAGAAAAACGAGATGGTTTTATAAAAAGGATTTTTAGTAGTAAAAAGAAAGAACGAAAATTCAAAGGAAATAAAAAGTAA